GACGAAAGGCCCAGCGGGTGGGCAGCAAGCCATAGCAGAATCCACCATGGAGAGGCCGAAAACTCAGCCGCGAAACGAAAAGTGCACCACGAAATAGCAACACAGGGGTATTTCGCACTACATCAATGCACCGCTTCCACACGCGTCCTTTTACCAAGGCGCCATGAGCCGACGGCATCTGAGGGCAGGCATTGACGCCTGGCGCTGCGTGTCGCCCAATGGCCCATCCCTTGCTAAGGTAAGCCAAACGAACACCGCGAGTTAGCCATGCCCTCACCGCTGAAAGTTCTTCTGGTCGACGACGAGCCCGTGCGTGCCGCCATGGTCGAAGAGGCGCTGATGAGCGAAGGCCATCAGGTGATCTGCCATCTGACCACTCCCGCCAGCCTCAACGCCATGGTCGCCCGGCATCAGCCCGACGTGGTGATCATTGACATGGAATCCCCCGACCGCGACACGCTGGACAGCATGGCGCTGCTCAATCGCGAGAACCCGCGCCCGGTGGTGTTCTTCGCCGACCAGCACGACCCCGACACCATGCAGGCGGCGCTCAAGGCCGGCGTCAGCGCCTATGTGGTCGATGGCCTGATACAGGGCCGGGTCAAGGCGATCATCGAGGTCGCCATCGCGCGTTTCGATTCGTTCCAGTCGATGCGCAGCGAACTCGACAAGGCACGCAACCAGCTCACCGAGCGCAAGCGCATCGAACGTGCCAAGGGGCTGTTGATGAAGCACCAGAGCTGCGACGAAGAGCAGGCCTACCGGATGCTGCGCAAGATCGCCATGGACCGCGGCCAACGCATTTCCGAGGTCGCCGAAAGCGTCATCGATATTCTCGAACGTCTGGAGAAAGGTATATGAAAGCCCTGCCACCCCCCGAGCTTCAGCGCGTGCAACTAGGCTTCGTGCCACTGCTCGACTGTGCCCTGCTGGTAATTGCCCGCGAACAGGGCTTCTTCGCCGAGCAGGGGCTGGATGTGGTGCTGTGCCGACAGAACGCCTGGTCGACGCTGCGCGACAAGGTCGCCGCCGGCCTGCTCGATGGCGGCCAGATGCTCGCCCCCCTGCCACTGGCCATGACCCTGGGGCTCGGCAGCGAGCCCTGCAAGACCCTGGCGGCGCTCAACCTGAGCCGCAACGGCAACGCCATCGTGCTCAGCCAGGCCCTGGCCGAGCGCGCGAATGCCGGCTACTCGGACGAGCCCGCCGCCAGCGCCCGTGCGCTGGGTGGCTACCTGCTGCGCGGGACACCCGAGCGCCCTCCGCGCCTGGCGATGGTGCACCCGCACTCCTGCCAGCACTATCAATTGCGCCAGTGGCTGGACCTGGGCGAGATCGATCCACAGCGCGACGTGGAGCTCGCGGTCATGCCGCCGCCGCGCATGGTCGAGGCGATGCAGCGCGGTGAGATCGACGGCTTCTGCGTGGGCGAGCCCTGGGGTACCCTGGCCGAGGCGCGCCACACCGGGCGGATCGTCGCGACCGGCGCCCAGCTGTGGCCCGACCATCCCGAGAAGGTGCTGGGCGTGACACGCCGCTGGGCCGAGCGCTACCCGGCCACGCTCTGCCACCTGATCCGCGCACTGCACTACGCAAGCCAATGGCTTGCGCTCGACCCAAGCCACCTGCGTCAGGCGCGTGACTGGCTGGCCCTGCCCCCCTATCTCGACCGCTCGGTAGAGCATCTCGATCACCTGCCACTGGGCGAGGCGCCACTGCTGCAGCGCATGTGCGGCACCGACATGCTGCGCCCCGAGGCCAGCGCCATGCAGCGCTTCGCCACACAGATGCTGTCCGCCGCATCGCCGACCCTGGCCGAGCATGACACGCTTGAGACCTGCTACAGTCCCGTGCATTACGACACCGCCACGCACCACTAATGTGCAACAACCAGGAGGCTGCCCGTTTTCCCACGCCATCTCCCGCCCTTCAAACTATTGAAAAACAAGCTAAATAACGCCTACTGGCATGCTCTGGTCAGGCTATTGCAACACTAGCCTACCATGGCGATCAATGGCGATCGTCCTAGACATGACGAAGACGTCTCACACTTCCCGGACAAGCGGGAAGTGGCGAGGCGTCTTTTTTTATGCGTCATTTTTGTCAGGAGTAGCGGCATGACCTCTCGACACGCTTCGCAAACCGCTGGCAAGCAAGATCGCCTGCTGATCATCGGCAACGGCATGGCCGGCCACCGGCTGCTCGAGAAACTGCTCGAGCAGCCGGGGCGTCCGGCACGCATTACCGTGATTGGCGACGAGCGTGTGCCGGCCTACAACCGCATCCTGCTCTCGCCCCTGCTGGCCGGCGAGATGGAGCGCGAGGCGCTGACCCTGCGCGATGCCCAGTGGTATGCCGAGCAGGGCATCGAGCTGATCCTCGGCGAGCGGGTCTCCCATATCGACCGCCAGGCACGTCGCGTCACCACCTCCGGCGGCCGCGAGCTCGATTATCGACGCCTGGTGCTGGCAACCGGCTCGCGCCCGATGATGCCCGAAGTGCCGGGCATCGCCCTTGCCGGCGTGCATGGCTTTCGCGACCTTAGCGACGCCGCGTCCTTGGCCCAGACCTCGCAGCAAGGCCACCGCGCGGTGGTGATCGGCGGCGGCCTGCTCGGGCTCGAGGCGGCCGAAGGGCTGCGCAAGCGCGGCATGGTAGTCAGCGTGGTGCAGCGTGCCGACCGGTTGATGAATCGCCAGCTCGACGCGACCGCCGCCGAACTGCTCGAGCGCGAACTCAGCGCACGCGGCCTGGAGGTGATCACCGCGGGCCGCCTGGCATCGCTGGAGGACAACGGGCAGGGCCAGGTGGCGGGCATCACCCTCGAGGATGGCCGCTTCCTGCCCGCCGATTGCGTGGTGGTCGCCGCCGGCATCGTTCCCAATGCCGAGCTTGGCCGCCAGGCCGGTCTCGCGTGCCAGCGTGCGATCAACGTCGACTCCACCCTGACCACCTCCGACCCGGCCATCCATGCCCTCGGCGAGTGCTGCGAGCACCTGGGCCAGACCTATGGCCTGGTCGAGCCGATCTGGCAGCAGGCCGAGGTGCTGGCTGCACATCTATCTCAGGAGTTAGGCCAGGAGCGCGGCGCCTCGGTCGAGGGCTACGTCGAACGGCCCTGCGCCACCAAGCTCAAGATCAGCGGCGTGTCGCTCTACTCCTTCGGCCCCATCGAGGCCGACGCAGAGCACGACGTGCTGACCTACCACGACCCCGAACATGGCGACTACCGGCGCCTGCTGCTGCGCGCAGGCCGCCTCGAAGGTGCCGTCCTGTATGGCGATACCAGCATGGGCCCCTGGTACTTCCAGCAGGCCCTGGCCGAGCGCGACCTGAGCGCCTGCCGCCAGGCGCTATTGTTCGGTGCCGGCGACGCCACCTCTCTTCTCGAAAGCCATCTCGAATCCCAGCGTCTCGAATCCCAGCTTATCGCTACCGACACCCCCTTGCAGGAGGAAGCGGCATGAACACCTCGAATTCAGCCAAACAGCGTCTCATCATCATCGGCAACGGCATGGTCGGTCACCACTTGGTCGAGCAGCTCGTCGAGACCGGCGCCACCGAGCGCTTCGTCATCACCGTGTTCGGTGAAGAGCGCCACCCGGCCTACGACCGCGTCCACCTCTCGGAGTACTTCACCGGACGCGACGCCGTGTCGCTTGCAATGTGCGAGGCGGACTACTACGCCGCCAATGGCATCGAGCTGCGCCTCAACGAGACGATCACCGGCATCGATCGCGATCACCAGGAAGTGGTCACCGATGCGGCGCGCCATGGCTATGACCGCGTGGTGCTGGCCACCGGCTCCTTCCCCTTCGTGCCGCCGATTCCCGGCAACGACCGCGCCAACTGCCTGGTCTACCGTACCCTGGACGACCTCGACGCGATCCGCGCCGCCGCCGAGAACGCCACTACCGGCGTGGTGGTAGGCGGCGGCCTGCTCGGCCTGGAGGCGGCCAATGCCCTGCGCGGTCTCAACCTGGATACCGCCGTGGTCGAGTTCGCCCCTAGGCTGATGCCGATGCAGGTCGATGCCGAAGGCGGCGAGCTGCTGCGCGAGAAGATCGAGGCCCTCGGCGTGCAGGTGCTCACCGGACGCGCCACTCAGGAGATCATCGATGGCGAGGCGAGCTTCCACCGCATGGTGTTCCAGGATGGCAAGGTGCTGGAGACCGACCTGATCGTCTTCTCCGCCGGCATCCGCCCGCGCGACGAACTGGCCCGCGATTGCGGCCTGGAGATCGGCGAGCGCGGCGGCGTGGTGGTGGACGACCACTGCCTGACCAGCGACCCGGCGATTCTCGCCGTCGGCGAAGTGGCGGTGTGGAACGGCTCCTGCTTCGGCCTGGTCGCCCCCGGCTATCAGATGGCCAAGGCGGCCGCCGCCACCCTCACCGGGGGCGATCTGAGCTTTGCCGGTGCCGACATGAGCACCAAGCTCAAGCTGCTCGGCGTGGACGTCGGCTCGATCGGCGATGCCCATGGCGAACGCTCCGGCGCGCGCACCTACCGCTATCTGGACCAGATCAAGCAGCAGTACCGCAAGCTGGTCGTCTCCAGCGACGGCAAGAAGCTGCTCGGTGCGATGCTGGTGGGCGACAACAGCTACTACGACACGCTGATGCAGTACTACAGCAACGGCCTGGAGCTGCCCACCCAGCCCGAGAGCCTGATCCTGCCGGCAAGCGAAGGCGGCGCCCCCACCCTGGGCCCCGATGCGCTGCCCGACACGGCGATGATCTGCTCGTGCCACAACGTCACCAAGGGCTCGATCTGCTCGGCGATCGATGCCGGCGCCACCGATCTTGTCAGCGTCAAGACAGTGACCAAGGCCAGTACTGGCTGCGGCGGCTGCACGGCGCTGCTCAAGAGCGTGGCCGAAAACGAGTTCGAGAACCGTGGCGTGGAGGTCGACAAGTCGATCTGCGAGCATTTCGCCCACACCCGCCAGGAGCTCTACTCGATCGTGCGCGTGGAGGGCATAAGGACCTTCAGCGAGCTTGCCGCCAAGCACGGTACCTCGCACGCCCACGGCTCAGCTCCAGGGCTTGGCTGCGATATCTGCAAGCCGGCGGTGGCCTCGATTCTCGCCTCCTGCTACAACGAGCCGATCACCGATGCCGCGCACATCCCGCTGCAGGATACCAACGACACCTTCATGGCCAACATGCAGAAGAACGGCACCTACTCCGTCGTTCCACGCGTCGCCGGTGGCGAGATCACTCCCGAAAAACTGATTGCGCTGGGCCAGGTCGCGAAGAAGTAT
This DNA window, taken from Halomonas sp. TA22, encodes the following:
- a CDS encoding ANTAR domain-containing response regulator, with the translated sequence MPSPLKVLLVDDEPVRAAMVEEALMSEGHQVICHLTTPASLNAMVARHQPDVVIIDMESPDRDTLDSMALLNRENPRPVVFFADQHDPDTMQAALKAGVSAYVVDGLIQGRVKAIIEVAIARFDSFQSMRSELDKARNQLTERKRIERAKGLLMKHQSCDEEQAYRMLRKIAMDRGQRISEVAESVIDILERLEKGI
- a CDS encoding CmpA/NrtA family ABC transporter substrate-binding protein; translated protein: MKALPPPELQRVQLGFVPLLDCALLVIAREQGFFAEQGLDVVLCRQNAWSTLRDKVAAGLLDGGQMLAPLPLAMTLGLGSEPCKTLAALNLSRNGNAIVLSQALAERANAGYSDEPAASARALGGYLLRGTPERPPRLAMVHPHSCQHYQLRQWLDLGEIDPQRDVELAVMPPPRMVEAMQRGEIDGFCVGEPWGTLAEARHTGRIVATGAQLWPDHPEKVLGVTRRWAERYPATLCHLIRALHYASQWLALDPSHLRQARDWLALPPYLDRSVEHLDHLPLGEAPLLQRMCGTDMLRPEASAMQRFATQMLSAASPTLAEHDTLETCYSPVHYDTATHH
- a CDS encoding NAD(P)/FAD-dependent oxidoreductase; amino-acid sequence: MTSRHASQTAGKQDRLLIIGNGMAGHRLLEKLLEQPGRPARITVIGDERVPAYNRILLSPLLAGEMEREALTLRDAQWYAEQGIELILGERVSHIDRQARRVTTSGGRELDYRRLVLATGSRPMMPEVPGIALAGVHGFRDLSDAASLAQTSQQGHRAVVIGGGLLGLEAAEGLRKRGMVVSVVQRADRLMNRQLDATAAELLERELSARGLEVITAGRLASLEDNGQGQVAGITLEDGRFLPADCVVVAAGIVPNAELGRQAGLACQRAINVDSTLTTSDPAIHALGECCEHLGQTYGLVEPIWQQAEVLAAHLSQELGQERGASVEGYVERPCATKLKISGVSLYSFGPIEADAEHDVLTYHDPEHGDYRRLLLRAGRLEGAVLYGDTSMGPWYFQQALAERDLSACRQALLFGAGDATSLLESHLESQRLESQLIATDTPLQEEAA
- the nirB gene encoding nitrite reductase large subunit NirB; its protein translation is MNTSNSAKQRLIIIGNGMVGHHLVEQLVETGATERFVITVFGEERHPAYDRVHLSEYFTGRDAVSLAMCEADYYAANGIELRLNETITGIDRDHQEVVTDAARHGYDRVVLATGSFPFVPPIPGNDRANCLVYRTLDDLDAIRAAAENATTGVVVGGGLLGLEAANALRGLNLDTAVVEFAPRLMPMQVDAEGGELLREKIEALGVQVLTGRATQEIIDGEASFHRMVFQDGKVLETDLIVFSAGIRPRDELARDCGLEIGERGGVVVDDHCLTSDPAILAVGEVAVWNGSCFGLVAPGYQMAKAAAATLTGGDLSFAGADMSTKLKLLGVDVGSIGDAHGERSGARTYRYLDQIKQQYRKLVVSSDGKKLLGAMLVGDNSYYDTLMQYYSNGLELPTQPESLILPASEGGAPTLGPDALPDTAMICSCHNVTKGSICSAIDAGATDLVSVKTVTKASTGCGGCTALLKSVAENEFENRGVEVDKSICEHFAHTRQELYSIVRVEGIRTFSELAAKHGTSHAHGSAPGLGCDICKPAVASILASCYNEPITDAAHIPLQDTNDTFMANMQKNGTYSVVPRVAGGEITPEKLIALGQVAKKYGLYTKVTGGQRIDLFGARLEDLPDIWGELIEAGFETGHAYGKSLRTVKSCVGSTWCRYGVQDSVGMAIRLEDRYKGLRAPHKIKFGVSGCTRECAEAQSKDIGVIATENGWNLYVCGNGGMRPRHAELFATDLSDEELFSYIDRFLMFYIRTADRLQRTSVWRENLEGGLDYLKEVVIEDSLGLGAELESQMQTVIDAYECEWANAIKDPEKLKRFKSFVNDARPDPDIIMTSERGQLRPA